One Candidatus Dependentiae bacterium genomic window, AATTATGTCTCAAGATGGGCGTGAATTGCAAAGTCACCCAATAGAATATGGTTCAGTTATATATGTAACTGATGGACAAGATGTTACCGTAGGTACCAAACTTGCTGAATGGGATCCGCATAACAAAGTATTGCTTACAGAAAAATCTGGTACAGTTCAGTTTATTGATCTCATTGAAAACATAACCATTCAAGAACGATTTGATGAGGCAACTCGTAAATCAAATCATATAATACTTGAAACACGTAGTGAAAAATATCAACCAGCTTTAAGCATTGTTGATGATGAAGGCAATGAAATAGCTCAATATTACTTGCCGGCAGGTTCATACTTGAACGTTGAAGAAAATCAATTTGTTTCAATTGGTGAGATTTTGGTTAAAACACCGCGTGCGGTATCAAAAACCAAAGATATTACTACTGGTGGCTTGCCACGAATTGCAGAATTATTTGAAGCGCGTCAACCAAAAGATGCAGCAATTATTTCTGATATAGATGGGCAAGTAGTAATTGGCGGCTTACATCGTGGATTACGTAAAGTAAGTGTGGTGTCTGGTGCAGAATCATTTGATTACTTTATACCACGTGGTAAACAATTAAACGTAGTTGATGGTGAGCATGTAAGCGCTGGCGCACAACTTACAAGTGGCGTGCCTATATTACATGATGTTTTACGTATTCTTGGTCCAGATGTTGTACAGCGCTATTTAGTGGATCAAATTCAAGAAATTTATCGTTTACAAGGTGTTGATATTAACGATCGTCATATCGAATTAATTGTGCGTCAAATGATGCGTAAAGTTCGTGTGACTGATCCAGGTGATAGTGAATTCCTTGTAGGGGATAAAGTGGATCGTATTCACTTTGCGAATGTTAACTCATTGTTACAGGCAGAAGGTAAGCGTGTTGCGACTGCTAAGCCGGTGTTAATGGGTATTACACAAGCATCGCTAGGTACAGAAAGTTTTATTTCAGCAGCATCTTTCCAAGAAACTACACGTATTTTGGCAGAGGCATCCATCGCAGGTCAAGTTGATCACTTGTATGGTCTGAAAGAAAATGTAATTGTTGGTAAATTAATTCCGGCAGGTACAGGTATTAAGTCATTCAAGGAAAAATACATAGGTGATGATTTGTCTGAGCTAGAACGTCAAGCACAACGAGAAGAACAGGCATTACGTATGAATGGCACAGCTGAAGTAGCTTAGGCGCGTAGCTCAGTGGTAGAGCACTGCTTTGACGTAGCAGGGGTCAGCGGTTCAATCCCGCTCGCGCCTACCATTAAGTTAAGTATGAAATGGTTGAATAATAGTATTTTAATAAGGTAAAGATCAAATGGCATTAACAAAAGCAGAAAAAGATAAAATAATACAAGGGTTTGGTATCAATGAAAAAGATACAGGCTCAGCGGTAGTACAAGTTGCGTTGTTGACAGAAAATATCAATCAGTTGACTAGTCACTGTCAAAAAAATCCAAAAGATTTCAGCTCAAAACG contains:
- the rpsO gene encoding 30S ribosomal protein S15, with the translated sequence MALTKAEKDKIIQGFGINEKDTGSAVVQVALLTENINQLTSHCQKNPKDFSSKRGLLKMVCDRRNFLQYIERKNAEKYLDVIQKLGLRK